A window of Macrotis lagotis isolate mMagLag1 chromosome 1, bilby.v1.9.chrom.fasta, whole genome shotgun sequence genomic DNA:
CTAAGCAACTGTCCTTTTTCTTAAGAAATTTCCTCAAGGCCAGACACCAATTCCACCCTATCTCATTTTAACAAGGTGACAATTTCGAGAGAGAAGAGCAAGAGCACTTTCCATCTGACTCCTTCTTCCCCCAGGTAGAGGACAACGTTGGTTTTCAGGATGTCTTTGGAAGCTTCATACTGGGTTGGAGGGTAAAGAGTGAAGACCAGGTTGACTTGAGGGGATACCCTGCTTCAGGAAACCTAAATCCCCTCTTCACAATGTGTGCTTTCACTCCCTCAGTCTCCCTTTTCATCAATGGAAGATACAAGAAGGGTCTTACAGAACCAGGAACTGCTGAGTTAATAGGAAAGTGAGGCTGAAAATCCCAAACTCAAATGTTTATTTAGCACCTACCATGTGCAAGTATCTGTACTGAGCACAAGGGCAGAAGAGGCCAAAAGGCAGAAAGAACTGCCTCCTGGGAAAGAAGGCCTGGTATAAGCAGCCCATAGATTCTGCACCCCAGCTTCTTTCCAACTCCAATCTCTTTTTACTGCCCATAGGGCAGGGATAAAAAAAAGAGCGTTTGGTCCAAGAGCACTCATGGACCTTTACGTCAGGCTGCATCAACTCCAGAAGAAGCACAGCTATATTGCTGGGCCAATGTGGCTCAAATCTCCTCCCCTCATCGGAAGCGGGGCCACATCTAAGGGTCCTGGGTCCTAAGCATACCTTAGCTTCAGCCCCACCCACTGAAGGTCTCCCTCCAGCAGTAACAAGGCTCTTCTGAGACCAGACACCAGTCCAAGCAGACGGAGATGGTGCCAGTCAAATCTCCCTCAGTCAAATGTACACCAGGGTGTGTCAGCTGCATCACATTCCAGAATGATGTTGAGAACTGTGCAGGGTGCTCCAGCTACAGACACCAGGCTATGAGAATCAAGATGATAACGCACACTGTTCAGCCCTCCTTCCCGGTCCAGCTTGAACTgttcctgggggaaaaaaagagttgttcagtttcctgatctggaTCATAGAAGCCCTCCTAGGAGTCTCCCAGTATCCCAAGGGTTCTAAGATACTGGGACCATGCAAAGAAGGCACTACCATTGTTCCTCCCAACCAGGGAGAGCTGAAAAGGAGAGCACAGGGGTATCTGGGGAAGGACCTGTTTGCTTCCTTGAGGCCAAGGCTTTATGATCAAGAGAGGGGAAAATTAGCTCTGCTTTGGaaataaataatgagaaaatagcAGATTAGGGATCAGACTAGCTCTGCTATTTACTATCATTGAGACTTTCAAAAGTCAGGTGATCTTTGTGGGTctgttttttatctgtaaaatgagaggttagaTAAGATGATCTCTAgactccttccagctctaatagaTGTAAAAGGCCCAAAAGGTCATCTAGGTCCCTCTTGGGTCATGTGGAGGGTCTCTTCCAGGCAGCTGCCTCCCCTACCCAAGCCCCCTACTCTGGCATCATCTCTCCTCTTcaggagtccagagtacctgctTCTGAGCTGCAATACGTTTCTGGTCTCTCTTCCGCCAGGCAGGATCATGGAGGTGGCGGAATGTTTTATACCCAGTTTTGATTCCTGAAGGACGGAAAAGCTAGAGAACAAGACagaataaattcaaatttggcccctCTCCCCTTTGTGTTCTAGAAGATAGGAATGACTTCAGTGTATAGGAAGAGCATGTGGAGGGGAAAGAGGACTGAACTGTGGAGTcagaggtcctttccagctttgaATCGCCCACTGGCTAGTGATACTCCTAGACAACTCAGCTAACTTCTATgagccttaatttctttctttcttttttttgaaaggcaatggctttaagtgacttgcccaagatcacacagctaggtaattattaagggtctaaggccagatttgaactcaggtcatctgactccagggccgatgctctatccactgcaccacctagctgctcccaagccttaatttctttttttttaaggtttttttttagggttttttttttttttttgcaaggcaatggggttaagtggcttgcctaaggctacacagctaggtaattattaagtgtctgaggctagatttgaactcaggtattcctgactccagggccggtgccctacccactgtgccacctagccacccctcaagccttaatttctttatctttaagaTGGAAATATCAAACTACTAGTTACTTCATAGCATGGCTATGAGGAAAATTATCTGGAAAAAGGGGAGttattgttatgattattatgTCACTTTGCTTtcataaacaatattttattagatcAATTGAACAAGTCCAGAACAGGGGCAAGGAAGGATCCCCACCAAGAATGAGAGAACATTGAAACCCAGAAGGACCtgagaaatcatttaatccaaatgAGACCAAGCAGCATAAATGATTAGTCCAAGGTTATATAGCTATGAGTGATTCCTagcccctaattttttttttaactatgtgaactgaggaaactaagaagGGATCAAGAAGGCAGAATCTAGACCTCAAGTCAGAAGAACTTTGTAGCAGATATAGATTAGAGAATAAGAGAGCCTGAACTTGGGTGATATTACCTGGAGACCAGCTCCTTTAATGCGCCGGTAAAACTCGTCATCTTCCCGACCCCAGCCCCAGAAGCGATTGGACATCCCATTGCACTGACAGAAATAAGATGGTATCACTTAGCTTGATACGTCTTGCTATCCTAACCAGTCTTggtcttcctctccctcccctccttcccaccccctccccccacccaaggCAGCAAGGAATAATGAAAATCCTGCATGCTGGGAATCTCCCAATTGCTTACTGGGGCCTCCACCTCCTTGGCCCCTCTGTGTCATATCCAGCTTTCCTCCCCAGGGAAGGGCCCAGGCCTCACCAATTGGTAATGCTGCTTGGTGAGAAGCAGAATGCCACCCACATAGGTCTTGTAGTGATAGAGGGGATGAAGCTCTGGGGAGGCCACATGGAAGGGCCCTGCCTCAGGAAAACCGTAGTCCAGCTCCTCATTAAGGGGCAGCAGGTCCACGTCATGCATGGCTATGTAGTCAGTGCTGTTACCACTCTCCAGGAAGCCCACATTGATCAGCGATGCCCGGTTAAACCTTCCAGGAGGACAGGAAAGTATGTAAGCAATTAAACAATGGGCACTccctaggcaaggaaagggtcttGGTGGGGTGCACACTATAACCATCAAGAGtacttttagttttttagttttcagAGTACttttacattcattattttatttaatctttctgacaATCCAAATAGAGAGGTGAGCCAAGGcttattatccctatttaaaatgaaggaggttagtgactttcccaaggtcacataaacaGTAGGCTCACAGGATCATAGACTTTAGAGCTGTAAGGGGTTTTATAGAGCCAACCAGAAAATACTGATGCCAGGAAGGGATCTGTGAGACTATTTAGTCCAAttcacttattttatagatgagaaaactgagtcccagaaaggttAAGGGCCTTacccaaagttaaaaaaaaagtaccaagTTACTGAAACAGGATTTTAATTCCCTGACTTCTAACACCACATCAAATTTTTTCTCACTACACCAGCAGAGCTGGTACTAACACTCAGTTCTCCTGACTGCTGGACTCCTAGCCTTCCTCAGACATCAGGCTGCCTCTCCCATCTCCCCCTGTAAGCCTCTAAATGTTCCTAAAGGTGGGCAGCATAGGGGGGCCCTAGCTCAGGTCAGACCTGGGGAACAACATAAGCCCAGAGAAAGATCTGAGGAAAATGAATAGGGGAAATAAAGAACACGGGAGCCAGAATTAGAAGGCAACAGTGAATTCAGTTTGAaaatttctttcctctatttttgtttccctttccctGTTCACACACCTTTCCCACAACAGGGCAGAGGGACAGCCTCCACACACTACCTAAAGTGATCCACTTGGTTGAGTATGTAAATATGGTGTCGGATCTTCTTCTTATTCAGGAAGTGGTGCATGTGGGGCACGAAGACCAGGAGCTCCTCAAAGCGCTCACGGAATGGCACCAGCACTGCAAGGCGGTGGGATCCCCAGGAGGGGTCCTCTTCCAACGAAACTGGAGGCTCAAGGGGGCAGGCCTTGGGAGGGCTGACAAGTTCCTGCCCCTGCCCTGCCTGGCTCACGTCACCTGAGCAACTGAGCTGCAACCAGAGCAAGGAGAGGAAAGCCAGGAATAGGCACGCAAAGAAAAGCTGGAACACGCTGTACTTCCGAGGCAAGAGAGACCTGGGGTGAAGAGTGAAGGCTACAATCAGCAAAGAAGGGGCTAAATGGAGGAATCAAAACTCAAGAGATGGGATGGGTCATCAGGGAGGGAGGCCTGGGGTTTTTCATCCTCATGCATCAGGACAGCACACAACAACTGCCAGCTTTTCTGCTCTAAGGGTACAATTGTATGAAGATGCCTCAAACTTTCCTTAGTAACACACACTTGCTCAGAAGGCTTTGGAAGGTTAgtgcaaaatagctccaaattctTTTGCTCATGCTCTTCCTCCAGCCCAGAACACCCATCTGAATCTGAATTTTATCTATTCTTTAAGACATAATTCTTCAAGTGTTAACTCCTTCATATGGTCTTCTCTAATCACCTCAGCTCATAATGAGCTCTCTCTTCTCAAAACTCATTTTTATCAAAGATTCTCTCTCAGTAGTGTCTCCCAAATCtagtccatctttttttcatgGTTCCCCCTAATGGTCTAGGTCCTGATTATGTTTTGCTTAGATTTTTATCACAGCCTCCTAGTCATCCTCTAGTCTTTCTGTACATGATGCCAGAGTCATCATCTCCTTTTAAAGTCCTAACCATGGCATCCTCCTGCTGAAAAACTTTCAGTGATTTCCACATTCTTGCTCTAACCTTCCAGTCTTCCCATGCTCCTACTCTAAGTTCTAGCCAACTAGGAAAACTACTTGTTTCTCACACCTACAACTTCTTATCATAACTCTGTGCTTTCATTCAaggcctttcttcatctgtataagtTCCTTTCTTCAAGGCCCGTTCAGATATTGCATTCTTCATTAATCTTTCCCTAATCCTAGTTAGAAGTGATCTCTCTCTACTTAAATTCCTCAGACCAGTTTGCTTTTATATCAATTGCTATTATATGGGTTCTTCCCTCACTTGAAAGAAGGGTCTGTGTCGTATCTATATCAAATTCTGTGTATCCAGAACAGTGCTTTCTACAGCAGGCTCTCCAAATTTCTAATGATCTCCTAGGTGCCAAATCCAAAGGCCTTTTCTCCATTcacattcttcttgacctctctgtgaCCTTTGACACAGTTGATCACCTCCTCCTTCTTGATACTCTCTGTTCTCTAGGTTTTCAGAACACTTtcctctcctgattctcctcttaCCCATTTGACCATTCCTTCTCCGTCTTCTCCTCCTCCAGATGACACCCTAAAACCATAGGTGTTCTACAAGGGACTAGTCTCCTCTCTTCTATATAAACGACTTCACCTGGTAATCTCAAAAACTCCCacagatttaattaccatctttatGTTGATGATTCTCGAATCTAACTAACTTCCCTGCCTCAATCTGGATGACTGCTAATCTCACATCCCCATTTTCCTTTCAAACATCTTAAACTAGTTGTCcaaatcttaaactcaatatgttcaaGAGAGAACGCATTGTCTCTCCCCACTAAAATCCCACCCCacccttcttaacttccttatttctgtacAGGGAAACACTATCCTCCCTGTCCCTCAAGCTTTCAACCTAAGATTCCTTATTATCATTTGCTAGTTCTACCCGCCCCCCATGGAGGGTAAACTATTGCCAAGGATTGTTGGTTTCATCTTTGTATCATGGTCCAGATATGGTCCCTTCCCTATCTGGCTCTGCCACTCTGCCACAGGACGTCACACCTTGATTATTGCAATACCCTGCTGGGgtcccattccaatccatcctgcAATCAGCcactaagtgattttcctagagtGTGGGTCTGATCATATTACACATACCATCCTTCCCTGATTCCCCCCGTCCCTACCCAATAAACTACATTAGCTATCTATCATTTTCATGAACAAACAGAAAATGCTGTCTGGTACTAAAGGCCCTTCACAACCTCGTCCTCTCCTGCTTTTCCAGGCTTCTGATACCTTATCCCCTtaccagtgacactggccttctgACTGTTCCATCTCTTGGCTTTGGACATTCTCTCTGGCTGTCTTCCATGCATGGAatgctctttctccttccctctgacCTTTCTGACTTTCTCTAAGTCTCAATTAAAAccctaccttctacaagaagtcttcatcaactcctcttaattctggTGCCTTCTCTCCATCAGTTACTTCCTATTTACCTGGTATATTGCTTGTTTTGTATATGCTGGTCCGCATGCTGTCCCCTTCTCCACTAGGCTGAGTTCTTTAAGGACAGGAgctattttttgcctctttttgggtcccccagtgcttagcacagggttCCACACATagtggacacttaataaatgtttgctgaattgaattaaactaCCCAATTCTGTCATGAATTAGggatttgtgtctttttttttcccctttcaccaCAAACACAATGATGACTAATTTGATGGAATGGACATAAATACTCATCATTATTTCAGTATTTCTCCTTCCACAGGTGAACAGTTTGGGTGCTGAAAAGGGCAAAAAGAGAACTTTTGTATATGAAAAACTTAACAAATCCAAGTTTCAAGGAACATATTTTTAAGACAAACATGAAGGAGAAACACAGATTGTAGAGAGACTCAGCTGGCTATACTGAGAGGTACTTCTTGAAGTCAGAGAGATGCCTGAGGTCAGGGGGTATTCTGACATGTGACTGTTTTTAAAGTTTGGAAGGTTCTAATTCACAAAGTAGTAAATCAAATGACTGGATACTATGGCATTATTAAGAAGACCTAATGGGTTCAGAATGAACAGAAAGGCAAATTTCATTCATTAAGAGAATGAAATTTCTCTGGGACgactaggtggataaagcaccagccttggagtcaggagtacctaggttcaaatccggtctcagacatttaataattacctagctgtgtggccttgggcaagccacttaaccccattagccttgcaaaaaaaaaatcctaaaaaaaaagagaatgaaatttctcttaaGGCAAAGAGAAATGACTACCCACCAGAAGGTGGGCTTCTGACTTGAAGCATTGGAGGCAGTGAAGAAGGAAGACTGTCAgagcattgaaaaaaaaagccagttGTAAGGATCTGAGCTATGAAGCCAGCAGGAGAAGCAGTAGAGACGAAGACTTCAGCTGCCTTACTGGGAGTCTGCAGATTGGAAGAAAAGTCTGTTCTGTGGCTTTGCAGAAGTAAATGCCGGGAGCTGGCTGACTGAAAAATAGTTGAGATCTGCTCCAATTTGATCTAGCACCATCTATAGCTTTAAAAGGCGAAATCAAAGAGGCGTCCAGTTGCCCTCTAGCACCAATTATGATTTGAGACGGGGGAATGATTTGCAGTAAAAATGGACTTGATTAGTTAAAAGCTGAATGAACTACAAAGAATCCTGTTGAATCCTTGCTGGGTTTTCCTGTAATGATCTGAGAACCAACCTGAGAAGTTTTGCTGCAAACTTTACTTTAGAAGAGGTTaaggaatgagcatttatttagtgcctactatgtgccaagcattttTTTGAACAAATATTAGATTTGAACCTCACAGCAACCCTATAAAGTAGATGCTataatcattcccattttatagttgaggaaactgaggcaaagaggttaaatgacttgctcagggtcatatagctagtaagtgtctgaggtcaaatttgaactcagggcttcctaaATCCAGGATAGTGCTCTATACGATGAGCGAACAGATACCTACTGTTTTGCAGGGGGAAGAAAGGCTGAGAGTTCCTGAACAAAGCAAAATTCTCTACTACTTGAAGATCTGAGAAGCCTAGTAGTTTTCTAGCTTAAGGGAATTGCTCCTCACTACAATAGCATATTCCTTTCCCAGGCCCTTTGTCAAGGTGTGGAATTAAATCTTGTCACTGCTTCATCAGTAGAAGAGTAGAAGAGGAATGGATGTGTCCAGCCAGAGACCAGCAAGGACTAGAAGGAGAATAGCAATGGTGGAATAGCGGTGGTGGAATAATGGGGCCATCTGTGGGCGCTCCTATTGCCAACATGAGGACAGGTTAGGGTGAGCCATCCAGTCCAGAAGGTAAAAGTTAAGGGAACCCACTGCTATGCAGATGCTACAATTACATCATCCTAAAATCTTCACTTGAAGATATAAAGGGAATTTttgtataaagataaaaaatagaggaaagatgAAAGATGATGTATAAAACCAAAAATCTTTGCAAGGTTCTATAAGTATATTATCAAGagctcaaaagtttaaaaaaagctaAGGACAGCAGGGAACATTATGGACAAGGAAGGTGTGAGATCACAGCTTGGGATAATGAATAACAGAGAAAAGATGGTTATTCAattcttattttgcttttatcttctcttccaaagaaaataatttttgaatttcaagAGTCAGAATAGAAATGTCTATAGGAAGTTGAAACtcaagaaaagtaagaaaataataaaaatgtacttAAGGACCTTGAGTTTAAGTCACCAAGTCCTGACAAATagcttaaaaacaaaaccaaaactttCAACATGATTATTGATCCACTGAACTCATTGTAAAGGATCTCTAAAAGTTCAGAGACAGGAGAGGTATATCAAGGTTTCAGAAGAGTAAACATCTTAACTtttcaaaaaaggggaaaaatgtagtCTGTAAACTATGAACAGATAAGCTTAATTTTCATTCCTAGAAAAATTATAGAACTTATTATCAAAGAGATTAATTAATAGATACATAGAAAAGAAACTCTTCACAAAGAGCCAGAAtagcttcatcaagaacaggCCATCCTGGACCAGCCTCATATCCTTTTTGACAAGTTCCCTAGACTGGCAATTGAATGGAATGCTATTGATTTGGTTGTCTTGGTCTTTAACAAAGTGCTTGGCAAAATCTCTTGCTGGTATCCTTGTGGACAAAATAGGTAAATGTGAACTAAATAACAGTACAATTAGATGATTCCCAAAACAGTTAAATAGTTGGAGTAAAGGAGTTGTTATTAATGGTTTGATATCAATATGGAAGGTCTCTAGTGGGATACTCCAGGAATGTGTCCTTGTCCCTAGGTGTTTAACATTCTAATCAATGACTTGGATTAAACCTTAGATCCCAGGTAGGCAAGTTATCGAACACCAGTTAGACTCCAAAAGAGATTTCAACAAATTAGACAAATCTAATGAGGAAGTTGGGTTTGATGACCTAAAAAGGTCCCTTCCATCACTAACCTTATGGtcttaagagaaattttaacaagaataaatgtaaaagattttatttgagattcaAAAAATTAACTTCTGAAGTATAAAATGGGGAAAGTGTGGCTCAGAAGAAGTTCTAACCTGAAACAGATTTGGGGCTCTTAGTGGATGAAAAATGTCAGTGTGAGTCCCTGGTACATGACATGGAAATCAAAAAATCCAATGTGACTTTAGATTCTATTCAAAAAGCACAGTCTACAGGAAGAAGAAGGTGCTGGCCCTCTGCCAGACTCTGTCCTGGTCAGCACACATTCTGATAGTTGCGTTCAGTTCAAGGTGCCACAATTTAGgaaggataataatatttttgtccattttcaaagaaggccacaacatcagggagttgatgtcatgacaagcatgtgaattggatttgagtgaaaggagtcctgtgctaagttaccagcctgactttctcctccaaagccacctggatccaatgaccagatatgaatgaggacaattggatgcaaggcaatcagggttaagtgacttgcccgaggtcacacagctagtaagagtcaaatgtctgtggttgatttgaactcctgtcctcctgagtccaaggccagtgttctatccactcgaCTTCCCTTTTTGGGAGAATGATGACAAAATGAAGAGTGTCCAGAGGAGGACAATCAAGATGGTGAAGGAATCTTGAATATGAAGCCTAGTTGAAGGAACTGTCATTAAGCCTAGAAAAGAGTTTCCCTTCCAATCCTGAGATTTTAGAACTCTGTTAGGGgtaaagaatgttgaaaatattcaaatatttgctAAACTTAATTACATTTTCATGGTAGGTTCAGCTCCTAATAACACTAGGAGAAGTTTCCTGTGTCTATCTTACAAGACAGATTATAAATTGCTTGTCAGAGACTGAGTCataaaatttagaactagaagggaccttacaaataaagaaactgagacccagagtagGGAAAGGAATTTGTCTAAGTTCAGACAGACTAGACTGTAAGTGGAAAAGCTAGATTTCAAGCTTAAGTCTTCTTGCCCCCAAGTTGTATGTTCTTTCCACAATACCACAGTGTCTTATTTTTCCTCATATCTCATTATCCTACTAGGTACCTAGAATggtaatatgtatataattaggACTTAATCTTAAAATTTGGTGATTGACAGATCTTTCAAGGACAGAGGCAGTTTTCCCTAGTACTCCCACTTTTAATCATACTT
This region includes:
- the B4GALT7 gene encoding beta-1,4-galactosyltransferase 7 isoform X1 is translated as MFPSRRKAAQLPWGDSRQHSGPAYAPPYWRPAQQDGRGSLLPRKYSVFQLFFACLFLAFLSLLWLQLSCSGDVSQAGQGQELVSPPKACPLEPPVSLEEDPSWGSHRLAVLVPFRERFEELLVFVPHMHHFLNKKKIRHHIYILNQVDHFRFNRASLINVGFLESGNSTDYIAMHDVDLLPLNEELDYGFPEAGPFHVASPELHPLYHYKTYVGGILLLTKQHYQLCNGMSNRFWGWGREDDEFYRRIKGAGLQLFRPSGIKTGYKTFRHLHDPAWRKRDQKRIAAQKQEQFKLDREGGLNSVRYHLDSHSLVSVAGAPCTVLNIILECDAADTPWCTFD
- the B4GALT7 gene encoding beta-1,4-galactosyltransferase 7 isoform X2; this encodes MFPSRRKAAQLPWGDSRSLLPRKYSVFQLFFACLFLAFLSLLWLQLSCSGDVSQAGQGQELVSPPKACPLEPPVSLEEDPSWGSHRLAVLVPFRERFEELLVFVPHMHHFLNKKKIRHHIYILNQVDHFRFNRASLINVGFLESGNSTDYIAMHDVDLLPLNEELDYGFPEAGPFHVASPELHPLYHYKTYVGGILLLTKQHYQLCNGMSNRFWGWGREDDEFYRRIKGAGLQLFRPSGIKTGYKTFRHLHDPAWRKRDQKRIAAQKQEQFKLDREGGLNSVRYHLDSHSLVSVAGAPCTVLNIILECDAADTPWCTFD